One Acidimicrobiales bacterium DNA window includes the following coding sequences:
- a CDS encoding HD domain-containing phosphohydrolase, translated as MKHRSALLQGAVVLAAASALVGALRLDGGVDWPIVAAFVAFLIMAESTSVLMGVAMSVSPGFMIIMASIAVLAADGPSGAVAGAAVIGCSSGLALDDLRSRNLRAIVMNSGQILLAAAGGALAYVTVLSLGGWAFVAAVVAVAVYGSLNIGLLIGLRSLSTGPSAAVLWADMRPAVPNYLAFGLLGVLIGQIGAELGAVAVLLLAIPVVIGRWTFRSFERTRDAHDASIRLFIRLIEAKDPYTAGHTERVAKYSCYIAEEMGLSPDRIAHLRQSALMHDVGKLAVPSRLLNKPGRLTADEWEIVRRHNDAGIGILGRVNFMRDMAVVASDRAGRFEHDTAGMAAELVLEGHIVAVADAFDAMTSTRSYRQALDQDIAFEELRKNAGTQFNPTCTEALIAVIEQRGERYGRGFEVDAHAFAVAPPDVGVGSAGLGDLSDEATAAGSSS; from the coding sequence ATGAAACACCGGAGCGCGCTGCTGCAAGGGGCCGTCGTGCTCGCGGCCGCCTCCGCCCTGGTGGGGGCCCTGCGGCTCGACGGCGGGGTCGACTGGCCGATCGTGGCCGCGTTCGTCGCCTTCCTCATCATGGCCGAGAGCACCTCGGTGCTCATGGGCGTGGCCATGAGCGTCAGCCCGGGCTTCATGATCATCATGGCCTCGATCGCGGTCCTCGCCGCAGACGGACCGAGCGGTGCGGTCGCCGGCGCAGCCGTCATCGGTTGCAGCAGCGGCCTCGCCCTCGACGACCTGCGGTCCCGCAACCTGCGGGCCATCGTCATGAACAGCGGGCAGATCCTCCTGGCCGCCGCCGGCGGCGCGCTGGCCTACGTCACCGTCCTCTCGCTGGGCGGCTGGGCCTTCGTCGCGGCCGTGGTCGCCGTGGCCGTCTACGGCTCGCTCAACATCGGGCTCCTCATCGGGCTCCGCTCGCTCAGCACGGGCCCCTCGGCGGCGGTGCTCTGGGCGGACATGCGCCCAGCGGTCCCCAACTACCTGGCCTTCGGCCTCCTCGGTGTCCTGATCGGCCAGATCGGCGCCGAGCTCGGCGCGGTGGCCGTCCTCCTCCTCGCCATCCCGGTCGTGATCGGCCGGTGGACCTTCCGGTCCTTCGAGCGGACCAGGGACGCCCACGACGCCTCGATCCGCCTCTTCATCCGCCTCATCGAGGCCAAGGACCCCTACACCGCGGGCCACACCGAGAGGGTCGCGAAGTACTCGTGCTACATCGCCGAGGAGATGGGACTCTCGCCCGACCGCATCGCCCACCTCCGCCAGTCGGCGCTGATGCACGACGTCGGCAAGCTGGCGGTCCCGAGTCGGCTGCTCAACAAGCCCGGCCGCCTCACCGCCGACGAGTGGGAGATCGTCCGCCGTCACAACGACGCCGGCATCGGCATCCTCGGCCGAGTGAACTTCATGCGCGACATGGCGGTGGTGGCCTCGGACCGCGCCGGACGCTTCGAGCACGACACCGCCGGCATGGCCGCCGAGCTGGTGCTCGAGGGCCACATCGTCGCCGTGGCCGACGCCTTCGACGCCATGACCTCCACCCGTTCGTACCGTCAGGCGCTCGACCAGGACATCGCCTTCGAAGAGCTGCGCAAGAACGCAGGCACCCAGTTCAACCCCACCTGCACCGAAGCACTCATCGCGGTGATCGAGCAGCGGGGCGAGCGCTACGGCCGCGGCTTCGAGGTCGATGCCCACGCCTTCGCCGTCGCCCCGCCCGACGTCGGGGTCGGCTCGGCCGGCCTGGGTGACCTCTCCGACGAAGCGACCGCCGCGGGTTCGAGCTCGTGA
- a CDS encoding Clp protease N-terminal domain-containing protein, with amino-acid sequence MFERFTRDARDAIITAHSEARCLASSCIGPEHILLGVASVESPARAVLNEAGACYPSVRRVVQQRHDAPARISDDDAEALAGIGIDLEEVRRATEEVFGPGALDRPAPKLGRGSGAPPFSPSSKEVLELALREAIHRKQRMITPGHLALGLCGDHTEPVEILRQLDIDIEDLRSAIERTLVT; translated from the coding sequence ATGTTCGAACGGTTCACGCGCGACGCTCGCGATGCGATCATCACCGCGCACAGCGAAGCGCGATGTCTCGCGAGCTCGTGCATCGGTCCTGAGCACATCCTGCTCGGCGTGGCGAGTGTCGAGAGCCCCGCACGAGCTGTGCTCAACGAAGCCGGGGCTTGCTACCCGTCTGTTCGTCGCGTCGTCCAGCAGCGTCACGACGCTCCAGCGAGGATCAGCGACGACGACGCAGAAGCCCTTGCCGGCATCGGAATCGACCTCGAGGAGGTCCGCCGCGCGACCGAGGAGGTGTTCGGCCCCGGAGCTCTCGACCGTCCCGCGCCCAAGCTTGGGCGCGGCAGCGGCGCCCCGCCCTTCTCGCCGAGCAGCAAAGAGGTCCTCGAGCTGGCCCTCCGCGAGGCCATCCACCGCAAGCAACGCATGATCACACCCGGACACCTTGCTCTCGGCCTGTGTGGCGATCACACCGAACCGGTCGAGATCCTCCGACAGCTCGACATCGACATCGAGGATCTCCGAAGCGCCATCGAGCGAACGCTCGTGACGTAG
- a CDS encoding type II toxin-antitoxin system VapC family toxin: protein MAEHARRHARGVLDTSVLIDLEDIDADSLPAEVAVSSLTMAELAAGPHATTDSDERSRRQDRLQRAEAAFDPLPFDSGAARAYGRVFAAVTASGRKARGTRAVDLLIAATAVAEGIPLYTRNGRDFDALEDLLTVVVV, encoded by the coding sequence GTGGCTGAGCATGCACGGCGCCACGCTCGAGGAGTCCTCGACACGTCGGTGTTGATCGATCTCGAGGACATCGACGCCGATTCGCTGCCGGCAGAGGTCGCGGTGAGCTCGCTCACCATGGCAGAGCTGGCTGCTGGGCCACATGCGACGACTGACTCAGACGAACGGAGCCGGCGGCAAGATCGGCTGCAGCGAGCAGAAGCGGCCTTCGACCCCCTCCCGTTCGACAGCGGTGCCGCACGGGCGTACGGAAGAGTGTTCGCCGCGGTCACAGCCTCTGGCCGCAAGGCGCGAGGGACCCGGGCAGTCGACCTGCTGATCGCCGCAACGGCGGTGGCAGAGGGCATTCCCCTCTACACGCGGAACGGGCGGGACTTCGATGCACTCGAGGACCTCCTCACCGTCGTCGTCGTGTAG
- a CDS encoding enoyl-CoA hydratase-related protein: MAYQGLSLVVADHVGRITIEREERRNALSWALVAELRQALAEVRADPEVRVVVLTGAGDRAFCAGADLAGMGEGAGVVEQHEARGELARLFEDLWSLGKPTIARVRGYALAGGFGLALACDLVVAADDAIFGTPEIDVGLWPHMITVPLTRSMPPKVALELMLTGRRVGAAEAERIGFVTRVVPVDELDAAVDELAATLAAKPPAVVKLGRDAFYAVWDLAAADALRLLHPMLSVTAATEEATEGIAAFTEKRPPSWRQG, encoded by the coding sequence ATGGCGTACCAGGGACTGTCGCTCGTGGTGGCCGACCACGTGGGGCGTATCACCATCGAGCGGGAGGAGCGCCGCAACGCGCTCTCGTGGGCGCTCGTCGCCGAGCTCCGCCAGGCCCTCGCCGAGGTCCGGGCCGACCCGGAGGTGCGGGTGGTGGTGCTCACCGGGGCCGGCGATCGGGCGTTCTGCGCCGGCGCCGACCTTGCGGGCATGGGCGAGGGGGCGGGCGTGGTGGAGCAGCACGAGGCGCGTGGCGAGCTGGCCCGGCTCTTCGAGGACCTCTGGTCGCTCGGCAAGCCGACCATCGCCCGGGTGCGGGGCTACGCCCTCGCCGGGGGCTTCGGGTTGGCGCTCGCCTGCGACCTGGTGGTGGCAGCCGATGACGCCATCTTCGGCACCCCCGAGATCGACGTGGGGCTCTGGCCCCACATGATCACCGTGCCCCTTACCCGGTCGATGCCGCCCAAGGTGGCGCTCGAGCTGATGCTGACCGGTCGCCGGGTGGGGGCGGCCGAGGCCGAGCGCATCGGCTTCGTCACCCGGGTCGTCCCCGTCGACGAGCTCGACGCCGCCGTCGACGAGCTGGCCGCCACGCTCGCCGCCAAGCCGCCGGCGGTGGTCAAGCTGGGCCGCGACGCCTTCTACGCGGTGTGGGACCTGGCGGCGGCCGACGCCCTGCGGCTGCTGCATCCGATGCTGAGCGTCACGGCCGCCACCGAGGAGGCGACCGAGGGCATCGCCGCCTTCACCGAAAAGCGCCCGCCCAGCTGGCGGCAGGGCTGA
- a CDS encoding type II toxin-antitoxin system prevent-host-death family antitoxin has translation MSREITQRELRNESGKIMRELDKGESFIVTRRGTPVGELSPLRRHRFVPAESAVALFRSAPAVDYERLRRDLDEIVEQGIAPRG, from the coding sequence ATGAGTCGTGAGATCACCCAGCGGGAGCTCCGCAACGAGAGCGGGAAGATCATGCGAGAGCTCGACAAGGGCGAGAGCTTCATCGTGACGCGCCGGGGCACCCCGGTCGGCGAGCTCAGTCCCCTGCGGCGTCATCGCTTCGTGCCGGCAGAGTCCGCCGTCGCGCTGTTCCGGTCTGCGCCAGCGGTGGACTACGAGCGCCTGCGCCGTGACCTCGACGAGATCGTCGAACAAGGCATCGCACCCCGTGGCTGA
- the ccmA gene encoding heme ABC exporter ATP-binding protein CcmA, which yields MDHAVHLRSAVCLLGRFPALAGLDLDVGAGQVVLVRGPNGAGKSTLLRALAGLVPVSSGEAVVLGRDLRRDRRAVRRDVAMLGHASGLYDDLTVADNLRFWTRAAGGTAADAETAMARLGLDGRLADVAAGRLSAGQRRRTALAGLLARRASLWLLDEPHAGLDAEGRDTLDALVAEAAGAGTTILLASHELERAAAVAGRIVTIAGGRVVDDSGPPVPASGGRAHVA from the coding sequence ATGGACCACGCTGTGCACCTCCGCTCCGCGGTCTGCCTTCTCGGCCGGTTCCCCGCGCTCGCCGGCCTCGACCTCGACGTCGGCGCGGGTCAGGTGGTGCTGGTGCGCGGCCCCAACGGGGCGGGGAAGTCGACCCTCCTGCGGGCGCTGGCCGGCCTGGTGCCCGTCAGCTCCGGCGAGGCGGTGGTGCTCGGTCGCGACCTGCGCCGCGACCGGCGGGCCGTGCGCCGCGACGTGGCCATGCTCGGCCACGCCAGTGGCCTCTACGACGACCTCACGGTGGCCGACAACCTTCGGTTCTGGACCCGCGCCGCCGGTGGCACCGCCGCCGACGCCGAGACGGCCATGGCCCGCCTGGGCCTCGACGGCCGCCTCGCCGACGTGGCTGCCGGCCGCCTCTCCGCCGGCCAGCGTCGCCGCACCGCCCTGGCCGGCCTCCTCGCCCGCCGGGCGTCGCTCTGGTTGCTCGACGAGCCCCACGCCGGCCTTGACGCCGAGGGTCGCGACACGCTCGACGCCTTGGTGGCCGAGGCCGCCGGCGCCGGCACCACCATCCTGCTCGCCAGCCACGAGCTCGAGCGCGCCGCCGCCGTCGCCGGGCGCATCGTCACCATCGCCGGCGGCCGCGTCGTCGACGACTCCGGTCCGCCGGTGCCGGCGTCAGGGGGGCGGGCCCATGTTGCGTGA
- the ccmD gene encoding heme exporter protein CcmD, with product MGYVAAGYGITLVALAAYAAHLLRRGRALGRAVDERKR from the coding sequence ATGGGCTACGTCGCCGCCGGCTACGGCATCACCCTGGTGGCCCTGGCCGCGTATGCCGCCCACCTCCTGCGCCGCGGTCGCGCCCTCGGCCGGGCCGTCGACGAGCGCAAGCGATGA
- a CDS encoding class E sortase produces MRLARVVGAVGRVLITVGVLVLAFVAYQLWGTGLQEARAQSQLEAEFEAALTPTTVPGTTTTTTTGPEPTTTTTTTAPPPVKGDAVARLQIPRIGVDKVVVEGVSLDDLKRGPGHFPGTPLPGELGNSAIAGHRTTYGAPFYDIGELEEGDEILVTTPRGEFRYLVSSVTVVRPDQVEVLDPSDDARLTLTTCHPRFSARQRLIVVATLDGEALEPATPPEAPTLPALPDDGPDGDDPDGDDPESDDEQEGDDPAGTGGDRVISGQVIGENAAAGLSGDPTARVPALLWGLAAATIWLAAWFVSTRWRRWPPYLLAFPFFAVALFLCFEQVGRLFPANI; encoded by the coding sequence ATGCGTCTGGCGCGGGTGGTGGGGGCCGTGGGCCGGGTCCTGATCACCGTGGGCGTGCTCGTCCTCGCCTTCGTGGCCTACCAGCTCTGGGGCACCGGCCTGCAGGAGGCCAGGGCCCAGTCCCAGCTCGAGGCGGAGTTCGAGGCGGCGCTGACGCCGACCACCGTCCCTGGCACCACCACCACGACCACCACCGGGCCCGAGCCGACCACGACCACGACCACGACCGCGCCCCCGCCGGTCAAAGGTGACGCCGTCGCCCGGCTGCAGATCCCCCGCATCGGGGTCGACAAGGTGGTGGTCGAGGGCGTGAGCCTGGACGACCTCAAGCGGGGACCCGGCCACTTCCCCGGCACGCCCCTGCCCGGCGAGCTCGGCAACTCGGCCATCGCCGGCCACCGCACCACCTACGGCGCGCCCTTCTACGACATCGGCGAGCTCGAGGAGGGCGACGAGATCCTGGTGACGACCCCGCGCGGGGAGTTCCGCTACCTGGTGTCGTCGGTGACGGTGGTGCGCCCCGACCAGGTGGAGGTGCTCGACCCCAGCGACGACGCCCGGCTCACCCTCACGACCTGCCACCCGCGCTTCAGCGCCCGCCAGCGACTCATCGTGGTCGCCACCCTCGACGGCGAGGCGCTGGAGCCCGCCACCCCGCCGGAGGCCCCGACGCTGCCCGCCCTCCCCGACGACGGGCCGGATGGCGACGACCCGGATGGCGACGACCCGGAGAGCGACGACGAGCAGGAGGGCGACGACCCCGCCGGGACGGGCGGCGACCGCGTGATCAGCGGCCAGGTCATCGGGGAGAACGCTGCGGCCGGCCTCTCCGGCGACCCCACCGCCCGGGTGCCCGCCCTGCTCTGGGGGCTCGCCGCCGCCACCATCTGGCTGGCGGCCTGGTTCGTCTCCACCCGCTGGCGGCGGTGGCCGCCCTACCTGTTGGCCTTCCCGTTCTTCGCCGTCGCCCTCTTCCTCTGCTTCGAGCAGGTAGGCCGCCTCTTCCCCGCCAACATCTGA
- a CDS encoding heme exporter protein CcmB, which produces MLRDALLVAGKDLRIEARSRVALNQVAPFGVLVLVLFAFALDPDRGVLVRASAGLFWVAVLFSALLAVQRSQAVESGDGARDALRLSGLDPAGIFLGKAAAVAAQLLVLEVLLGFGVVILYNVDVAGLGTLVVTALVATVGLAAAGTLYGVLAAGLRVRETLLPLLLLPVTAPVLIAATRASEAALTGVTLDVATGDWIGLLGVFAVVYVAFGVVAFGPLMEEA; this is translated from the coding sequence ATGTTGCGTGACGCCCTCCTCGTGGCCGGCAAGGACCTCCGCATCGAGGCGAGGTCACGCGTGGCCCTCAACCAGGTGGCGCCCTTCGGGGTGCTCGTCCTGGTGCTCTTCGCCTTCGCCCTCGACCCCGATCGCGGGGTCCTGGTCCGGGCCTCGGCCGGGCTCTTCTGGGTCGCGGTGCTGTTCTCGGCCCTGCTCGCCGTTCAGCGCTCCCAGGCGGTGGAGTCGGGCGATGGCGCGCGCGACGCCCTCCGCCTCTCGGGCCTCGACCCGGCGGGGATCTTCCTCGGGAAGGCGGCGGCGGTCGCCGCCCAGCTGCTGGTGCTCGAGGTGCTGCTGGGCTTCGGCGTGGTGATCCTCTACAACGTCGACGTGGCCGGTCTCGGCACCCTCGTCGTGACCGCCCTGGTCGCGACCGTGGGGCTGGCCGCCGCAGGTACCCTCTACGGGGTGCTCGCCGCCGGGCTGCGGGTGCGAGAGACGCTGCTCCCGCTCCTGCTCCTCCCGGTGACGGCGCCGGTGCTGATCGCGGCGACCCGTGCCTCGGAGGCGGCCCTCACGGGGGTCACCCTCGACGTGGCCACGGGTGACTGGATCGGGCTCCTCGGCGTGTTCGCCGTGGTGTACGTGGCCTTTGGGGTCGTGGCCTTCGGGCCCCTGATGGAGGAAGCATGA
- a CDS encoding DUF5317 family protein — protein sequence MGFTSIAVVVGLALALAMGGRPANVADQRLRWLPALVAGAALQLGAEVLDLTDALAMAVVAASYLALGAFAVVNLRLVGMPVVLVGLALNALVIGVNGGMPVRGDAIRAIRDVEPAELAAIDFGAKRHLEGPDDRLTALGDIIPVPPLGEVLSFGDLVLAVGVTNVVFRLLRPRRDAPVLRQRPGPGRPAGPVVVLPDRGPAPATPTGDGHGGADDGMPVAPGS from the coding sequence ATGGGCTTCACGAGCATCGCCGTGGTGGTGGGCTTGGCCCTCGCGCTCGCCATGGGCGGGCGGCCCGCGAACGTGGCCGACCAGCGTCTCCGCTGGCTCCCGGCCCTCGTCGCCGGGGCCGCCCTCCAGCTGGGCGCCGAGGTGCTCGACCTCACCGACGCGCTCGCCATGGCCGTCGTCGCCGCGTCGTACCTCGCCCTTGGCGCCTTTGCGGTGGTCAACCTCCGTCTCGTCGGGATGCCGGTGGTGCTTGTCGGCCTGGCCCTCAACGCCCTCGTGATCGGCGTCAATGGGGGGATGCCCGTGCGGGGCGATGCCATCCGGGCGATCCGGGACGTCGAGCCTGCCGAGCTGGCGGCCATCGACTTCGGCGCCAAGCGCCACCTCGAGGGCCCGGACGACCGCCTGACGGCCCTCGGCGACATCATCCCGGTGCCCCCCCTCGGCGAGGTCCTCTCGTTCGGCGACCTGGTGCTGGCCGTCGGGGTGACCAACGTGGTCTTCCGCCTCCTGCGGCCCCGGCGGGACGCTCCCGTCCTCCGCCAGCGACCCGGCCCGGGGCGTCCGGCGGGGCCCGTCGTGGTCCTGCCCGACCGCGGCCCCGCCCCCGCGACCCCGACCGGGGATGGACACGGGGGCGCCGACGACGGCATGCCCGTCGCCCCCGGCTCTTGA
- a CDS encoding enoyl-CoA hydratase — protein MIHLAIDEQVAVVTIDRPERRNAVDHEALEQLREAVSSALESRARALVLTGAGGHFCAGADLTTLEDVGFTVVLREVLDLLAGVPIATVAAVEGAALGLGTQLAVSCDLRVATPDARFGIPAAKLGLMVDARTLQRLKSLAGDGPTRAMLLAAESIDGASAHRLGLVQRLGTPADAVAWAHEISALAPLTIAGTKAMLDRLEPPPADDEVIAGAFARAWGSADLREGQAAFHERRSPRFEGR, from the coding sequence GTGATCCACCTGGCCATCGACGAGCAGGTGGCGGTCGTCACGATCGACCGCCCCGAGCGGCGCAACGCCGTCGACCACGAGGCGCTCGAGCAGCTGCGCGAGGCGGTGTCGTCGGCGCTCGAGTCGCGGGCACGGGCGCTGGTGCTCACCGGTGCGGGCGGGCACTTCTGCGCCGGAGCCGACCTCACCACGCTCGAGGACGTCGGGTTCACGGTGGTGCTCCGTGAGGTGCTCGACCTCCTCGCCGGGGTGCCCATCGCCACCGTGGCCGCCGTGGAGGGCGCTGCCCTTGGCCTCGGCACCCAGCTGGCGGTGTCGTGCGACCTCCGGGTCGCTACCCCCGACGCCCGCTTCGGCATCCCCGCCGCCAAGCTCGGCCTGATGGTCGACGCCCGGACGCTGCAGCGCCTGAAGTCGCTCGCCGGGGACGGGCCCACGCGGGCGATGCTCCTGGCCGCCGAGTCGATCGACGGCGCGTCGGCCCACCGCCTCGGCCTGGTGCAGCGCCTCGGAACGCCCGCCGACGCCGTGGCGTGGGCCCACGAGATCAGCGCCCTGGCGCCGCTCACGATCGCCGGCACCAAGGCGATGCTCGACCGGCTGGAGCCCCCACCGGCCGACGATGAGGTCATCGCTGGCGCCTTCGCTCGGGCGTGGGGCAGCGCCGACCTCCGGGAGGGCCAGGCCGCGTTCCACGAGCGCCGGTCCCCGCGGTTCGAGGGTCGGTAG
- the ccsA gene encoding cytochrome c biogenesis protein CcsA, with translation MTQTQERAGAGSALTLSLGLAGLVALAVTVGLGLTLPATVEQGEYARLIAIHPGLAWASYIAFGVTALASALWLWPTTRSLTWDLTAGASAEIGVLFTALTLATGSIWGRPTWGVWWVWDARLTLSALMLAIYLGYLALRRVPADAEVRGRRSAVTALLAVTIVPINHFAVEWWRTLHQGRSLAQMNPSSELDGAFIGAMAMGFLAMTLLYGWFLGHRVRVARLEEALDDDALAAAIEERRREAVVG, from the coding sequence ATGACGCAGACACAGGAGCGAGCGGGCGCCGGCAGCGCGCTGACGCTGAGCCTCGGCCTGGCCGGGTTGGTGGCGCTTGCCGTCACGGTGGGCCTCGGCCTCACGCTCCCGGCCACCGTCGAGCAGGGCGAGTACGCCCGACTCATCGCCATCCACCCCGGCCTGGCGTGGGCGTCGTACATCGCCTTCGGGGTGACCGCCCTCGCCAGCGCCCTGTGGCTCTGGCCCACCACCCGCTCGCTCACCTGGGACCTCACCGCCGGCGCCTCCGCCGAGATCGGCGTGCTGTTCACCGCCCTGACCCTGGCCACCGGCTCGATCTGGGGCCGGCCCACCTGGGGCGTCTGGTGGGTGTGGGACGCCCGCCTCACCCTCTCGGCCCTCATGCTCGCCATCTACCTCGGCTACCTGGCGCTGCGCCGGGTGCCCGCCGACGCCGAGGTCCGGGGACGCCGCTCGGCGGTCACCGCCCTGCTGGCCGTCACGATCGTGCCCATCAACCACTTCGCCGTGGAGTGGTGGCGCACCCTGCACCAGGGCCGCTCGCTGGCCCAGATGAACCCCTCCAGCGAGCTCGACGGCGCCTTCATCGGGGCCATGGCGATGGGCTTCCTCGCCATGACCCTGCTGTACGGCTGGTTCCTCGGCCACCGCGTCCGCGTCGCCCGGCTCGAGGAGGCGCTCGACGACGACGCCCTCGCCGCGGCCATCGAGGAGCGCCGGCGCGAGGCGGTGGTGGGCTGA